In one window of Camelina sativa cultivar DH55 chromosome 15, Cs, whole genome shotgun sequence DNA:
- the LOC104748454 gene encoding peptidyl-prolyl cis-trans isomerase CYP26-1, producing the protein MANPKVFFDLTVDGKPSGRIVIELFADLTPRTAENFRTLCTGEKGVGNFGNPLHYKGSTFDRIVPDYMWCGGNIIIREESFYAEELNDDKESSEYFILNLDGPGIISMPRPDGSYFQILMKEGLELDDDHVVFGRVVEGLELMRSIEEDVVTETRKPSKPVVIADCGELSDSSSEIMIFFNFWSLNWLAID; encoded by the exons ATGGCTAATCCTAAAGTCTTCTTTGACTTGACCGTTGACGGCAAACCTTCTGGTCGGATCGTGATAGAGCTCTTCGCCGACTTGACACCGCGAACTGCGGAGAACTTCAGAACCCTATGTACCGGCGAGAAAGGCGTGGGAAATTTTGGTAACCCACTCCACTACAAGGGATCAACCTTCGACCGTATCGTTCCCGATTACATGTGGTGCGGTGGAAATATCATCATCAGAGAAGAATCGTTCTACGCCGAAGAATTAAACGATGACAAAGAGTCATCAGAGTACTTCATCTTGAACCTCGACGGTCCAGGTATAATCTCCATGCCACGCCCCGACGGATCTTACTTCCAGATCCTCATGAAGGAGGGCTTGGAGCTGGATGATGATCACGTTGTGTTCGGTAGAGTTGTTGAAGGACTGGAACTTATGAGGAGCATTGAGGAGGATGTCGTAACTGAAACAAGGAAGCCTTCCAAGCCCGTGGTGATCGCAGACTGCGGCGAGCTTTCAGATTCTAGTTCTGAAATAATGAtct tttttaatttttggagttTAAACTGGCTAGCCATTGACTAA